One genomic window of Quercus lobata isolate SW786 chromosome 9, ValleyOak3.0 Primary Assembly, whole genome shotgun sequence includes the following:
- the LOC115961586 gene encoding TMV resistance protein N-like yields the protein MKKTGLVVLPVFHYVDPSDVRNHRGTFAEAFDKHEESFKDNMRNIETWKAALTKVADLAGWDLKDKYESKVIQEIIGRICTELYHKFSSVYENLVGMDSCVEEMLGSYLGEGLGDVRFVGICGMGGMGKTTLPQEIYRRISGNFEASSFIANIREETKNQGLVSLQKQLLSMILMESEIKIWNVYEGIDVIRNTLHNKKVFIVLDDVDGEQKLGALAGKYDWFGAGSRIIVTSRDSQILISCGVKDIYTSKGLSDNDALKLFTWKAFHKPHPEENFVTLSKDFVNYAKGLPLALKVLGSLLFDKKMDEWKNYNIGVLIKKSLITINENGALGMHDLLQDMGQEIIRRESPREPSGRSRLWIYEDVIRVLKNNTGTEAVEGIMLKFPIQKMEHLRAEAFSKMKNLRLLKIGNEKFPQDFINGTMQLPKDLNRGKTNLLN from the exons ATGAAAAAGACCGGATTGGTAGTTCTACCTGTTTTTCACTATGTAGATCCTAGTGATGTGCGGAATCATAGGGGGACTTTTGCAGAAGCCTTTGATAAACACGAAGAGAGTTTCAAGGATAACATGAGAAATATAGAAACGTGGAAAGCTGCTCTAACAAAAGTTGCCGATCTTGCCGGATGGGATTTAAAGGATAA GTATGAATCAAAAGTTATCCAAGAAATCATTGGAAGGATATGCACTGAGTTGTATCACAAATTCTCAAGTGTTTATGAGAACCTTGTTGGAATGGACTCATGTGTGGAGGAAATGTTGGGTTCATACTTAGGTGAAGGGTTGGGTGATGTTCGCTTTGTTGGGATATGCGGGATGGGTGGAATGGGCAAAACAACTCTTCCACAAGAAATTTATAGAAGAATTTCAGGAAACTTTGAAGCTAGTAGCTTTATTGCTAATATTAGAGAAGAAACTAAAAATCAAGGTCTagtttctttacaaaaacaacttCTTTCTATGATCCTCATGgaaagtgaaataaaaatatgGAATGTTTATGAGGGAATCGATGTTATAAGGAATACACTACATAATAAAAAGGTTTTtattgttcttgatgatgtggatgGAGAACAAAAATTAGGAGCATTAGCAGGGAAATATGATTGGTTTGGTGCGGGGAGTAGAATCATTGTAACAAGCAGAGATAGTCAAATATTAATAAGTTGTGGTGTGAAAGATATATATACATCCAAGGGGTTGAGTGACAATGATGCTTTGAAGCTTTTTACTTGGAAAGCTTTCCATAAACCTCATCctgaagaaaattttgtaactttgtCTAAGGACTTTGTGAATTATGCTAAAGGCCTTCCTTTAGCTCTTAAAGTTTTAGGTTCTTTgttgtttgataaaaaaatggATGAATGGAAAA ATTACAATATTGGtgttcttataaaaaaatctcTCATAACCATTAATGAAAATGGTGCTTTAGGGATGCATGATTTGCTACAAGATATGGGTCAAGAAATCATTCGTCGCGAATCCCCTAGAGAGCCTAGTGGACGTAGTAGGTTGTGGATTTATGAGGATGTCATTCGTGTATTGAAGAATAATACT ggAACAGAGGCAGTTGAAGGCATAATGCTCAAATTTCCTATTCAAAAAATGGAACACTTGCGTGCTGAAGCCTTCTCAAAGATGAAAAATttgagattgcttaaaattGGTAATGAGAAATTTCCACAAGACTTCATAAATGGTACTATGCAACTTCCAAAAGACCTCAATAGGGGTAAG ACAAACTTGTTGAATTGA